Proteins encoded by one window of Mycolicibacterium cosmeticum:
- a CDS encoding cytochrome P450 → MTTVLAKPDVDLADGRFYADGPAAREAYRWMRANQPVFRDRNGQAAAASYQAVLDAERNPELFSSAGGIRPDQPGMPYMIDMDDPAHLVRRKLVNAGFTRKRVMDKLPSIERLCDTLIDGVCERGEADFVRDIAAPLPMAVIGDMLGVLPEERDMLLQWSDDLVCGLSSHVDELTVQKLMDTFAAYTAFTMDVIAKRRAEPTEDLFSVLVHSEVDGQRMSDDEIVMETLLILIGGDETTRHTLSGGTEALLRHRDQWESLVADPELLPGAIEEMLRWTSPVKNMCRTVTADTEFHGTRLRAGEKIMLMFESANFDESVFENPDEFRIDRNPNSHLAFGFGTHFCLGNQLARLELRLMTERVLRRLPDLRLADGAEVPLRPANFVSGPEAMPVVFTPVPRVLG, encoded by the coding sequence GTGACAACAGTGCTCGCCAAGCCCGACGTCGACCTCGCCGACGGCCGTTTCTACGCCGACGGCCCGGCGGCCCGCGAGGCCTACCGGTGGATGCGGGCGAATCAACCGGTGTTCCGGGACCGCAACGGTCAAGCCGCGGCCGCCAGCTATCAGGCGGTGCTGGACGCCGAGCGCAATCCCGAACTGTTCTCCAGCGCGGGCGGGATCCGGCCCGACCAGCCCGGCATGCCGTACATGATCGACATGGACGACCCCGCACACCTGGTGCGGCGCAAGCTGGTCAACGCCGGATTCACCCGCAAGCGGGTGATGGACAAACTGCCGTCCATCGAGCGGCTCTGCGACACCCTGATCGACGGGGTCTGCGAACGGGGTGAGGCGGACTTCGTCCGGGACATCGCCGCCCCGCTGCCGATGGCGGTGATCGGTGACATGCTCGGCGTGCTGCCCGAAGAACGCGACATGCTGCTGCAGTGGTCGGATGACCTGGTGTGCGGATTGTCCTCGCACGTCGACGAATTGACCGTGCAGAAGCTGATGGACACGTTCGCCGCCTATACCGCCTTCACCATGGACGTCATCGCCAAGCGGCGGGCCGAACCCACCGAGGACCTGTTCTCCGTGCTGGTGCACTCCGAGGTGGACGGGCAGCGGATGAGCGATGACGAGATCGTCATGGAAACCCTGCTCATCCTCATCGGCGGCGACGAGACCACCCGGCACACCCTGTCCGGCGGCACCGAAGCGCTGTTGCGGCACCGCGACCAGTGGGAGTCGCTGGTGGCCGATCCCGAACTGCTGCCCGGCGCCATCGAGGAGATGCTGCGCTGGACTTCGCCGGTGAAGAACATGTGCCGCACCGTCACGGCCGACACCGAGTTCCACGGCACGCGGCTGCGGGCCGGGGAGAAGATCATGCTGATGTTCGAGTCGGCCAACTTCGACGAATCCGTGTTCGAGAACCCCGACGAGTTCCGCATCGACCGAAACCCGAACAGCCACTTGGCATTCGGCTTCGGAACGCACTTCTGCCTGGGTAATCAGCTGGCCCGGCTGGAACTGCGGTTGATGACCGAGCGGGTGCTGCGCCGCCTGCCCGACCTGCGGCTGGCCGACGGCGCCGAGGTGCCGTTGCGGCCGGCCAACTTCGTCAGTGGGCCCGAGGCGATGCCGGTGGTGTTCACTCCGGTGCCGAGGGTGCTGGGCTAG
- a CDS encoding acetoacetate decarboxylase family protein: MPVRVRTARQHMAMFSVDADAAQRMIDYSGLQVCRYRPNKAVVVLMLMHYLDTDLGQYHEYGTNVMVNPPGSRATGLRALQSAGAFIHHLPVDQSFTLEAGRSIWGYPKVLADFTFRGGRRFSFDVSIDGRHAVGMDFRPGLPVPATFTSGARVHPTYSHLDGVTRQTAGEMRMTGARYRPGGVTVRLGDHPYARELADLGFPKRALFSGSAANVDMTFGDAEEIS; this comes from the coding sequence ATGCCGGTGCGGGTGCGTACCGCCCGGCAACACATGGCGATGTTCTCGGTGGACGCCGACGCGGCCCAACGCATGATCGACTACAGCGGTCTGCAGGTCTGCCGGTACCGGCCGAACAAGGCCGTCGTCGTGCTGATGCTGATGCACTACCTCGACACCGACCTGGGCCAGTACCACGAGTACGGCACCAACGTGATGGTCAATCCACCGGGTTCCCGCGCGACGGGCCTGCGGGCGCTGCAGTCGGCCGGTGCCTTCATCCACCACCTGCCCGTCGATCAGTCGTTCACGCTGGAGGCCGGCCGGTCCATCTGGGGCTACCCGAAGGTGTTGGCTGACTTTACCTTCCGCGGCGGGCGACGCTTCTCTTTCGACGTCAGCATCGACGGCCGGCACGCCGTCGGCATGGATTTCCGGCCGGGCCTGCCGGTGCCGGCGACGTTCACCTCGGGCGCCCGGGTGCATCCCACGTACTCCCATCTCGACGGCGTCACCCGGCAGACCGCCGGGGAGATGCGGATGACCGGGGCGCGGTATCGGCCGGGTGGTGTCACGGTGCGCCTCGGCGATCACCCGTATGCCCGCGAACTCGCCGATCTCGGCTTCCCCAAGCGCGCGCTGTTCTCCGGTTCGGCGGCGAACGTCGACATGACTTTCGGTGACGCCGAGGAGATCTCGTGA
- a CDS encoding LLM class F420-dependent oxidoreductase has translation MKLGLQLGYWGAQPPTNHAELVAAAEEADFDTVFTAEAWGSDAYTPLAWWGRETTRMRLGTSVLQLSARTPTALAMAALTLDHLSGGRHIVGLGVSGPQVVEGWYGAKFPKPLARTREYIDILRQVWAREAPVHSDGPHYPLPVTGEGTSGLGKNLKPITHPLRADIPVMLGAEGPKNVALAAEICDGWLPIFYSPRIAGMYNEWLDEGFARPGARHTRETFEICATAQVVVTDDRPAIMELMKPHLALYMGGMGAEDTNFHADVYRRMGYAEVVDDVTKLFRSDRKEEAAKIIPDELVDDSAIVGDLDYVKQQIKAWEAAGVTMMVVGARSVEQIRDLAALV, from the coding sequence ATGAAACTGGGTTTGCAGCTTGGTTACTGGGGTGCGCAGCCGCCGACCAACCACGCCGAACTCGTCGCGGCAGCCGAAGAAGCCGACTTCGACACCGTCTTCACCGCCGAGGCCTGGGGGTCGGATGCCTACACCCCGCTGGCCTGGTGGGGCCGCGAGACCACCCGGATGCGGCTGGGTACCTCGGTGCTGCAGCTGTCGGCGCGCACGCCCACCGCGCTGGCGATGGCCGCCCTGACCCTGGATCACCTGTCCGGTGGCAGACATATCGTCGGCCTCGGAGTTTCCGGGCCGCAGGTCGTCGAGGGCTGGTACGGCGCGAAGTTCCCCAAGCCGCTGGCCCGCACCCGGGAGTACATCGACATCCTGCGCCAGGTCTGGGCCCGCGAGGCCCCGGTGCACAGCGACGGACCGCACTACCCGCTGCCCGTGACGGGCGAGGGCACCTCGGGGCTGGGTAAGAACCTCAAGCCGATCACCCACCCGCTGCGCGCGGACATCCCGGTGATGCTGGGCGCCGAAGGCCCGAAGAACGTGGCGCTGGCCGCCGAGATCTGCGACGGCTGGCTGCCGATCTTCTACTCGCCGCGCATCGCGGGGATGTACAACGAGTGGCTGGACGAGGGCTTCGCCCGTCCGGGGGCGCGGCACACCCGGGAAACCTTCGAGATCTGCGCGACCGCGCAGGTGGTGGTCACCGACGACCGGCCCGCCATCATGGAATTGATGAAGCCGCACCTGGCGCTGTACATGGGCGGGATGGGTGCCGAGGACACCAACTTCCACGCCGACGTCTACCGGCGGATGGGTTACGCGGAGGTCGTCGACGACGTCACCAAACTGTTCCGCAGCGACCGCAAAGAGGAAGCGGCCAAGATCATCCCCGACGAACTCGTGGACGACTCGGCGATCGTGGGCGACCTCGACTACGTCAAGCAACAGATCAAGGCCTGGGAGGCCGCCGGCGTCACCATGATGGTCGTGGGCGCGCGGTCCGTCGAACAGATCCGGGATCTCGCTGCCCTGGTGTAG
- a CDS encoding Zn-ribbon domain-containing OB-fold protein, whose amino-acid sequence MTTGQSSPVQIDKHERPLSAPLRLSFDYTRSVGPLLSQFFTALRERRIVGVRGSDGRVHVPPAEYDPVTYQALTEVVPVGSVGTVQSWTWQSTPLEGQPLRKPFAWALILLDGADTPLLHAVAVDSADEISTGARVHAHWVDEPVGAITDIAYFLPGEEPEPEGAPDDREPVTVQVAPSFIEIQHTASLPETTFLKALEEGKLLGGRTRSGRDGKPGKVYFPPKEADPATGLELDEFIELPDKGTVTTFAIINIPFTGQRIKPPYVAAYVLLDGADIPFLHLVTEIDPAEVRMGMRVQAVWKPREEWGLGIDNIDYFKPTGEPDADYDSYKHHL is encoded by the coding sequence GTGACCACAGGCCAAAGCAGCCCGGTGCAGATCGACAAGCATGAGCGGCCCCTGTCAGCTCCGCTGAGGCTCTCATTCGACTACACCCGTTCAGTCGGACCACTCCTGTCCCAGTTCTTCACCGCGTTACGGGAACGACGCATCGTCGGTGTGCGCGGATCGGACGGCCGGGTACACGTCCCGCCCGCTGAGTATGACCCCGTCACCTATCAGGCATTGACCGAGGTGGTACCGGTCGGCAGCGTCGGGACGGTGCAGTCCTGGACCTGGCAGTCCACTCCGCTGGAGGGTCAGCCCCTGAGAAAACCGTTCGCGTGGGCACTGATCCTGCTCGACGGCGCCGACACCCCGCTGCTGCACGCGGTCGCGGTGGACTCCGCCGACGAGATCAGCACCGGCGCCCGGGTGCATGCGCACTGGGTCGACGAACCGGTCGGCGCCATCACCGATATCGCCTACTTCCTGCCCGGGGAAGAGCCCGAACCCGAGGGCGCGCCCGACGATCGCGAGCCCGTCACCGTGCAGGTGGCCCCCAGTTTCATCGAGATCCAGCACACCGCGTCGCTGCCCGAGACGACCTTCCTCAAGGCGCTGGAAGAGGGCAAGCTGCTCGGCGGCCGGACCCGCAGCGGTCGGGACGGCAAGCCCGGCAAGGTGTACTTCCCGCCGAAGGAAGCCGATCCGGCGACGGGTCTCGAACTCGACGAGTTTATCGAACTGCCCGACAAGGGCACCGTGACCACCTTCGCGATCATCAACATCCCGTTCACCGGGCAGCGCATCAAGCCGCCGTACGTCGCGGCCTACGTGCTGCTCGACGGCGCCGACATCCCGTTCCTGCATCTGGTCACCGAGATCGACCCGGCCGAGGTGCGGATGGGCATGCGCGTGCAGGCGGTGTGGAAGCCGCGCGAGGAATGGGGGCTGGGTATCGACAACATCGACTACTTCAAGCCGACCGGCGAACCCGACGCCGATTACGACTCCTACAAGCACCACCTGTAA
- a CDS encoding thiolase domain-containing protein encodes MTDIAVVGFAHAPHVRRTDGTTNGVEMLMPCFHQLYDQLGIKQTDIGFWCSGSSDYLAGRAFSFISAIDSIGAIPPINESHVEMDAAWALYEAYIKLLTGQVETALVYGFGKSSAGTLRRVLALQTDPYTVAPLWPDSVSIAGLQARAGLDAGKWTAEQMAQVALDSYAAGGRTDREEVTGSIDDLLSRPYFADPLRRHDIAPITDGASAIVLAAGDKARELRENPAWITGFEHRIETPILGARDLTVSPSTAASAQAATGGDTGSIDVAEIYAPFTHQHLILKEAIGLTDKTKINPSGGALSANPMFSAGLERIGYAAQHIFDGSAQRVLAHATSGPALQQNLVAVLEGK; translated from the coding sequence ATGACCGATATCGCAGTGGTGGGCTTCGCGCACGCGCCCCACGTCCGCCGCACCGACGGCACCACCAACGGCGTCGAAATGCTGATGCCGTGTTTCCACCAGCTCTACGACCAACTCGGCATCAAGCAGACCGATATCGGCTTCTGGTGCTCGGGATCGTCGGATTACCTTGCCGGCCGGGCCTTCTCGTTCATCTCGGCGATCGACTCGATCGGTGCCATCCCCCCGATCAACGAGAGCCACGTCGAGATGGACGCCGCCTGGGCGCTGTACGAGGCCTACATCAAACTGCTCACCGGCCAGGTCGAGACCGCGCTGGTGTACGGCTTCGGCAAGTCCTCGGCGGGCACGTTGCGCCGGGTGCTGGCCTTGCAGACCGATCCGTACACCGTCGCGCCGCTGTGGCCGGACTCGGTGTCGATCGCGGGCCTGCAGGCGCGGGCCGGACTGGACGCCGGCAAGTGGACGGCCGAGCAGATGGCCCAGGTGGCGCTGGATTCCTACGCCGCGGGCGGGCGCACCGACCGGGAAGAGGTCACCGGCAGCATTGACGACCTGCTGTCGCGGCCCTACTTCGCCGATCCGCTGCGCCGCCACGACATCGCCCCGATCACCGACGGGGCATCGGCCATCGTGCTGGCGGCCGGGGACAAAGCCCGCGAGCTGCGCGAAAACCCTGCCTGGATCACCGGTTTCGAGCACCGTATCGAGACGCCGATCCTGGGCGCCCGCGACCTGACGGTATCCCCGTCGACGGCGGCCTCGGCGCAGGCGGCCACGGGAGGCGATACCGGCTCGATCGACGTGGCCGAGATCTACGCACCCTTCACCCACCAGCATCTGATCCTCAAGGAAGCGATCGGGTTGACCGACAAGACCAAGATCAACCCGTCGGGCGGCGCCCTGTCCGCCAATCCGATGTTCTCGGCGGGCCTGGAGCGCATCGGTTACGCCGCACAGCACATCTTCGACGGTTCAGCACAGCGGGTGCTGGCCCACGCCACGAGTGGGCCTGCGCTGCAACAGAATCTCGTCGCCGTTCTGGAAGGGAAATAG
- a CDS encoding thiolase domain-containing protein has protein sequence MAGKLAAVLGTGQTKYVAKRHDVSMNGLVREAIDRALADADSTFDDIDAVVVGKAPDFFEGVMMPELFMADAVGATNKPLIRVHTAGSVGGSTAIVAASLVQSGKYKRVLTMAWEKQSESNAMWALSIPVPFTKPVGAGAGGYFAPHIRAYIRRSGAPNHIGAIVAVKDRLNGAKNPLAHLHQPDITVEKVMSSPMLWDPIRYDETCPSSDGAAAMVIGNEEAAEAHLAKGHPVAWVHATALRTEPLAYAGRDQVNPQASRDAAAALWRDAGITSPIDEIDAAEVYVPFSWYEPMWLESLGFAPEGEGWKLTEAGETAIGGRIPFNASGGVLSSNPIGASGMIRFAESAIQVMGKAGAHQVPGARKALGHAYGGGAQYYSMWVVGADKPTPKG, from the coding sequence GTGGCGGGCAAGCTCGCAGCGGTGCTGGGCACCGGGCAGACGAAGTACGTCGCCAAACGCCACGACGTGTCGATGAACGGGCTGGTGCGCGAGGCCATCGACCGGGCACTGGCGGACGCCGACTCCACGTTCGACGATATCGACGCGGTGGTGGTCGGCAAGGCGCCCGACTTCTTCGAGGGCGTCATGATGCCCGAACTGTTCATGGCCGACGCTGTCGGCGCCACCAACAAGCCCCTGATCCGGGTGCACACCGCTGGCTCGGTCGGTGGGTCGACCGCGATCGTCGCGGCCAGCCTGGTGCAGTCCGGCAAGTACAAGCGCGTGCTGACCATGGCGTGGGAGAAGCAGTCGGAGTCGAATGCCATGTGGGCGTTGAGCATTCCGGTGCCGTTCACCAAGCCGGTGGGCGCCGGCGCGGGCGGGTACTTCGCCCCGCACATCCGCGCCTACATCCGCCGTTCCGGCGCCCCCAACCACATCGGCGCCATCGTGGCCGTCAAGGACCGCCTCAACGGGGCCAAGAACCCCCTGGCGCACCTGCACCAGCCCGACATCACCGTCGAGAAGGTGATGTCCTCGCCGATGCTGTGGGATCCGATCCGCTACGACGAGACGTGCCCGTCCTCCGACGGTGCGGCGGCCATGGTGATCGGCAACGAGGAGGCCGCCGAGGCGCATCTCGCCAAGGGTCACCCCGTCGCGTGGGTGCACGCCACGGCGTTGCGCACCGAGCCCCTGGCCTACGCCGGCCGCGACCAGGTGAACCCACAGGCCAGCCGGGACGCGGCCGCGGCACTGTGGCGCGACGCCGGCATCACCTCCCCCATCGACGAGATCGACGCCGCCGAGGTGTACGTCCCGTTCTCCTGGTACGAGCCGATGTGGCTGGAAAGCCTCGGCTTCGCCCCCGAGGGTGAGGGCTGGAAGCTCACCGAGGCGGGCGAGACGGCGATCGGCGGGCGGATCCCGTTCAACGCCTCCGGCGGCGTGCTGTCCTCGAATCCGATCGGCGCCTCGGGCATGATCCGGTTCGCCGAATCGGCCATCCAGGTGATGGGCAAGGCCGGTGCTCACCAGGTGCCCGGCGCCCGCAAGGCGCTCGGCCATGCCTACGGCGGCGGTGCGCAGTACTACTCCATGTGGGTGGTGGGCGCCGACAAGCCGACGCCGAAGGGCTGA
- a CDS encoding nuclear transport factor 2 family protein: MAITDPEHPAHLAGKRSRAAVAARDKEAWLAVFADDAVVQDPIGPSFFDPEGAGHRGKEAIAAFWDKAIAPTDNLEFHFVDTFQCGDEEANIGSIVTTMGGHRITTEGVFTYRVNAQGEMVALRAYWEVDRAASTATPT, encoded by the coding sequence ATGGCGATCACCGATCCCGAACATCCCGCGCACCTGGCGGGCAAGCGTTCCCGCGCCGCCGTGGCCGCGCGGGACAAGGAGGCGTGGCTGGCGGTATTCGCCGACGACGCGGTGGTGCAGGATCCGATCGGGCCGTCGTTCTTCGACCCCGAGGGCGCCGGGCACCGCGGCAAGGAGGCGATCGCGGCGTTCTGGGACAAGGCGATCGCCCCCACCGACAACCTGGAGTTCCACTTCGTCGACACCTTCCAGTGCGGTGACGAGGAGGCCAATATCGGCAGCATCGTCACCACGATGGGTGGGCATCGGATCACCACCGAGGGCGTGTTCACCTACCGGGTGAACGCCCAGGGCGAGATGGTGGCCTTGCGGGCGTACTGGGAAGTGGACCGGGCGGCGAGCACGGCGACACCCACCTAG
- a CDS encoding gamma carbonic anhydrase family protein, with protein sequence MPLYEFEGRAPVVDPGAFVAPTATLVGDVHIAAGASVWFNAVLRADYAPIIIREGANVQDGSVLHAPPGIPVDVGPGATIAHGCVIHGAHIGSDAVIANHATVLDGAVIGARTLVAAHALVVGGTKVPDEVLVAGVPAKIKGPIAGTSAQIWVQTNGEAYQDLARRYREGLTEVLTGQ encoded by the coding sequence ATGCCTCTTTACGAATTCGAGGGTCGGGCCCCCGTGGTGGACCCGGGGGCCTTCGTCGCGCCGACCGCGACCCTGGTCGGTGACGTGCACATCGCCGCCGGAGCATCGGTCTGGTTCAACGCCGTGCTGCGGGCCGACTACGCGCCAATCATCATCCGAGAAGGGGCCAACGTGCAGGACGGGTCGGTGTTGCACGCTCCACCCGGGATCCCCGTCGACGTCGGCCCGGGGGCGACCATCGCGCACGGTTGTGTCATCCACGGCGCGCATATCGGCAGCGATGCGGTGATCGCCAACCACGCCACAGTGCTCGACGGCGCGGTGATCGGGGCCCGCACCCTGGTCGCCGCACACGCGCTCGTGGTGGGCGGGACGAAGGTTCCCGACGAGGTCCTGGTCGCCGGTGTGCCTGCCAAGATCAAGGGACCGATCGCCGGCACCAGCGCGCAGATTTGGGTCCAGACCAACGGCGAGGCCTATCAGGACCTGGCGCGCCGCTACCGCGAAGGCCTCACCGAGGTACTCACAGGGCAGTAG
- a CDS encoding Rieske 2Fe-2S domain-containing protein — protein sequence MSTESAAAGIREIDTGALPDRYARGWHCLGPVQDFLDGKPHPVQAFGTKLVVFADSQGELKILDGYCRHMGGDLSQGTIKGDEVACPFHDWRWGGDGRCKLVPYAKRTPRLARTRSWHTDVRGGLLFVWHDHEGNPPQPEVRIPEIPEFASDDWTDWRWNSMLIEGSNCREIIDNVTDMAHFFYIHFGLPTYFKNVFEGHIASQYLHNVGRPDVNDLGTSYGEAHLDSEASYFGPSFMINWLHNNYGGFKAESILINCHYPVTQDSFMLQWGVIVEKPKGLDEKTTDKLARVFTEGVSKGFLQDVEIWKHKTRIDNPLLVEEDGAVYQMRRWYQQFYVDVADITPDMTDRFEMEVDTTAANEKWHVEVEENLKRQNEAATQPTQ from the coding sequence GTGAGTACCGAATCTGCCGCCGCCGGCATCAGGGAGATCGACACTGGCGCGCTGCCAGATCGCTATGCGCGCGGCTGGCACTGCCTCGGGCCGGTGCAGGACTTCCTGGACGGCAAGCCGCACCCGGTGCAGGCGTTCGGTACCAAACTGGTGGTTTTCGCCGACTCGCAGGGTGAGCTCAAGATCCTCGACGGCTACTGCCGCCATATGGGTGGTGACCTGTCGCAGGGCACCATCAAGGGCGACGAGGTGGCCTGCCCGTTCCACGACTGGCGCTGGGGTGGTGACGGCAGGTGCAAGCTGGTGCCCTACGCCAAGCGCACGCCGCGGCTGGCCCGAACTCGTTCCTGGCACACCGACGTCCGCGGCGGCCTGTTGTTCGTCTGGCACGACCACGAAGGCAACCCGCCGCAGCCCGAGGTCCGGATCCCGGAGATCCCGGAGTTCGCCAGTGACGACTGGACGGACTGGCGGTGGAACTCGATGCTCATCGAAGGTTCCAACTGCCGCGAGATCATCGACAACGTCACCGACATGGCGCACTTCTTCTACATCCACTTCGGGTTGCCGACCTACTTCAAGAATGTCTTCGAGGGCCACATCGCCTCGCAGTACCTGCACAACGTGGGCCGGCCCGACGTGAACGACCTTGGTACCTCGTACGGCGAAGCACACCTGGACTCCGAGGCGAGCTACTTCGGGCCGTCGTTCATGATCAACTGGCTGCACAACAACTACGGCGGTTTCAAGGCCGAGTCGATCCTGATCAACTGCCACTACCCGGTCACCCAGGACTCGTTCATGCTGCAGTGGGGCGTCATCGTCGAGAAGCCCAAGGGCCTGGACGAGAAGACCACCGACAAGCTGGCACGGGTGTTCACCGAAGGCGTCAGCAAGGGCTTCCTGCAGGACGTCGAGATCTGGAAGCACAAGACCCGGATCGACAACCCGCTGCTGGTCGAGGAGGACGGCGCCGTCTACCAGATGCGCCGGTGGTACCAGCAGTTCTACGTCGACGTCGCCGACATCACCCCGGACATGACCGACCGGTTCGAGATGGAGGTCGACACCACGGCCGCCAACGAGAAGTGGCACGTCGAGGTCGAGGAGAACCTCAAGCGTCAGAACGAAGCCGCGACCCAACCGACCCAATGA
- a CDS encoding sensor domain-containing protein, whose amino-acid sequence MADLTGCTRVIDTAVPHSAPRVGPILATQVGDLLSKHAQDKDGNRFVTVEPDSCAGVAREQDAPFIVEHHPAATDGGHWVTTDGHEVYVEEIVAVYASDFDPRAAVDGARAILASCRDTPFTVADMKGRTYQFTMGPAPADPRSPDIVVWSFHGADWACDNAFVAAHNAAVELTTCGPVNGYNVGALAKDALKRIEQLANTTA is encoded by the coding sequence ATGGCCGACCTGACCGGGTGTACCCGCGTCATCGACACCGCGGTACCGCATTCGGCGCCGCGGGTGGGCCCCATCCTGGCCACCCAGGTCGGCGATCTGCTGAGCAAGCACGCCCAGGACAAGGACGGCAACCGGTTCGTCACGGTCGAACCCGACTCCTGCGCGGGCGTGGCCCGCGAGCAGGACGCCCCCTTCATCGTCGAGCACCATCCGGCCGCCACCGACGGCGGGCATTGGGTCACCACGGACGGCCACGAGGTGTACGTCGAGGAGATCGTCGCCGTGTACGCCTCGGACTTCGACCCCAGGGCCGCCGTCGACGGGGCACGGGCCATCCTGGCGTCGTGCCGGGACACCCCGTTCACCGTCGCCGACATGAAGGGCCGCACGTACCAGTTCACGATGGGGCCGGCGCCGGCCGATCCGCGGTCACCGGACATCGTGGTGTGGTCGTTCCACGGCGCCGACTGGGCGTGCGACAACGCCTTCGTCGCCGCGCACAATGCGGCCGTCGAGCTGACCACCTGCGGCCCGGTCAACGGTTACAACGTCGGCGCGCTGGCCAAGGATGCCCTCAAACGCATTGAGCAGCTTGCCAATACCACCGCGTGA